In Sphingobium sp. Cam5-1, the following proteins share a genomic window:
- a CDS encoding glucose 1-dehydrogenase: protein MPLTFSLAGRTALITGASSGLGAHFARTLAAEGVQLILAARRGDQLESLAASLPHARAISLDVQDAASVDRLWEEVGAVDILINNAGVVSAGPMLDQDVSQWDRVMDTNARGAYLVARGAAHAMIAAGRPGSIINIASILGLRQGAQLGPYAISKAALVQMTKVMALEWARYDIRVNALCPGYIVTPLNEHFWGTDAGKAMINRIPQRRIGSPENLDGALLLLASDLGSYITGAELVVDGGHLVSSL, encoded by the coding sequence ATGCCGCTGACTTTCAGCTTGGCGGGCAGGACCGCGCTCATCACCGGGGCAAGCAGCGGGCTCGGCGCGCATTTCGCGCGCACGCTCGCTGCGGAGGGCGTTCAGCTGATCCTCGCCGCCCGGCGTGGCGACCAGTTGGAAAGCCTTGCCGCATCGCTCCCCCACGCGCGCGCCATCTCGCTAGACGTACAGGACGCCGCCTCCGTTGATCGCTTGTGGGAGGAAGTCGGCGCCGTCGATATCCTGATCAACAATGCGGGCGTCGTAAGCGCTGGTCCGATGCTGGATCAAGATGTGTCGCAATGGGATCGCGTCATGGATACCAATGCGCGCGGTGCTTATCTGGTCGCGCGCGGCGCCGCGCACGCCATGATTGCGGCAGGTCGGCCGGGCAGCATCATCAACATCGCGTCCATCCTTGGCCTTCGCCAGGGCGCACAGCTTGGCCCCTATGCCATTTCAAAGGCGGCCCTGGTGCAGATGACCAAGGTCATGGCGCTGGAATGGGCGCGCTACGATATCCGCGTGAACGCCCTGTGCCCCGGCTACATCGTAACGCCCTTGAATGAGCATTTTTGGGGAACGGACGCAGGCAAGGCGATGATCAACCGGATACCGCAGCGCCGGATAGGAAGCCCGGAAAATCTGGACGGCGCCCTGCTCCTGCTCGCCTCGGACCTTGGCTCCTACATCACCGGCGCGGAGCTGGTGGTCGATGGCGGCCACCTCGTCAGCTCGCTCTAA
- a CDS encoding alpha/beta fold hydrolase, translating into MPLSYTEWTHEGAPLAILLHGSRDHSRSWDALANALLPDYHVIAPDLRGHGNSGWSQDGRYDFAAYLSDLAALAEQLALGPQRQAILIGHSLGAHIALRFAATYPETITRIVAIETVGAPPDIEAYRFSQSIEQTTRNWLEERRAASLATPRIFASVDEAVERMRERHAFLTPAQARHMTRHGLRRAGKAGWQWKHDPYLAVWAFPDVSMEDVRALWRNIACPTLLLYGERSWPSGLPADLLAHLPDVREVRLPGSGHWPQHDAFDACLAAITPFLAE; encoded by the coding sequence ATGCCGCTCAGCTATACCGAATGGACGCATGAAGGCGCGCCGCTCGCCATCCTCCTTCATGGCAGCCGGGACCATAGCCGCAGCTGGGATGCGCTGGCGAATGCCCTGCTTCCCGATTACCATGTGATCGCCCCCGACCTTCGCGGCCATGGGAACAGCGGCTGGTCGCAGGACGGGCGCTATGACTTCGCGGCCTATCTGTCCGATCTCGCCGCGCTTGCCGAACAATTGGCGCTGGGTCCGCAGCGTCAGGCCATCCTGATCGGCCACTCCCTGGGCGCGCACATCGCCTTGCGCTTCGCCGCAACCTATCCCGAAACGATAACGCGCATCGTCGCGATCGAAACCGTTGGCGCGCCTCCCGATATCGAAGCCTATCGCTTCAGCCAAAGCATCGAACAAACAACCCGCAACTGGCTTGAGGAACGCCGCGCCGCTTCCCTCGCCACCCCGCGCATCTTCGCGTCCGTGGACGAAGCGGTCGAGCGTATGCGCGAACGCCATGCCTTCCTCACGCCTGCGCAGGCACGACACATGACGCGCCATGGTCTGCGTCGGGCTGGCAAGGCTGGATGGCAGTGGAAACATGATCCCTATCTCGCCGTCTGGGCATTTCCCGACGTCTCCATGGAGGATGTCCGGGCGCTGTGGCGCAACATCGCCTGCCCAACTCTCCTCCTTTATGGCGAACGCAGCTGGCCGTCCGGCCTGCCCGCCGACCTACTCGCCCACCTCCCTGACGTGCGGGAAGTCCGCCTGCCCGGCAGCGGCCACTGGCCCCAACACGACGCCTTCGACGCATGCCTGGCGGCGATCACACCCTTCCTGGCCGAGTGA
- a CDS encoding flavin-containing monooxygenase: MAAKYADVAGTARADLGARKLPLKDSPELRQALAEGEIHTLLMTYVHLSGDEAMLDKFGPHIKSPYAYPPEEIPGELVEALRAKLLHVLTTPGVAMEEEPSDALMHRMMAAGLAEEVADEFLPLLFDQIGFRPEQPRRERKDRKPAPAGFKVLVIGAGMTGIAAGVKLAEAGYDWEIIEKNEEVGGTWWENRYPGVGVDTPSHFYSFSFALNSEWHNYHPLGTDMFAYLKRVADVYKLRPNVRFNTMVEKLVWDEDAAVWNVTVRKKDGSAEVIRANAVINGHGPVNRMKWPAIPGLESFAGVRLHTAAWDTSIDLKGKRVGVIGTGASAAQLIPAIAGDVSQLHVFQRSRHWVMPSPAGNDEVTDGVKYAMRHIPHYLEWFRFRIYWYAADGLYPNVLLDPEWPEDSPSVSAVNETMRKFAVGYIDKMFADRPDLKDKLTPDFPVFSKRIILDRGPYFPTYLQPHVHLEQTAIAEVTPKGLVLKDGREVELDVLICATGFDVANMMGDLEIVGIGGKHLRSEWGAEDPRAYFGMLVPGFPNYFHTVGPNSAPNHAAGQNLISERQVNYAIECLDWVNAEGKKALQPSRAAFDAWQTKVETQMVKMIWSHPRAYSYYNNSKKRNFLSWPWRLIDFWNECQGPRKDDFELL, from the coding sequence ATGGCCGCGAAATATGCCGATGTGGCGGGGACTGCCCGTGCCGATTTAGGGGCGCGCAAGCTGCCGTTGAAGGACAGCCCTGAATTGCGGCAGGCTTTGGCCGAGGGTGAGATCCACACGCTGCTGATGACTTATGTGCATCTGAGCGGTGACGAGGCGATGCTGGACAAGTTCGGGCCGCATATCAAATCGCCCTATGCTTATCCGCCGGAGGAGATTCCCGGCGAGCTGGTTGAGGCGTTGAGGGCGAAGCTGCTGCATGTGCTGACCACGCCCGGCGTGGCCATGGAGGAGGAGCCTTCCGACGCGCTGATGCACCGGATGATGGCGGCGGGCCTGGCCGAGGAAGTGGCCGACGAGTTCCTGCCGCTGCTGTTCGATCAGATCGGTTTCCGTCCCGAACAGCCCCGTCGTGAGCGGAAGGACCGGAAGCCCGCACCTGCCGGGTTCAAGGTGCTGGTGATCGGGGCCGGGATGACGGGCATTGCCGCTGGCGTGAAGCTGGCGGAGGCGGGCTATGACTGGGAGATTATCGAGAAGAATGAGGAAGTCGGCGGGACATGGTGGGAGAACCGCTATCCGGGCGTCGGCGTCGATACGCCGAGCCACTTCTACTCCTTCTCCTTCGCGCTGAATTCGGAATGGCATAATTATCATCCGCTGGGCACCGACATGTTCGCTTATCTGAAGCGGGTGGCGGATGTTTATAAGTTGCGGCCCAATGTCCGGTTCAACACGATGGTTGAGAAGCTGGTGTGGGACGAGGATGCGGCGGTGTGGAACGTCACCGTTCGCAAGAAGGATGGCAGCGCGGAAGTGATCCGCGCGAATGCGGTGATCAATGGGCATGGGCCGGTCAACCGGATGAAGTGGCCTGCCATTCCGGGGCTGGAGAGCTTTGCGGGCGTGCGGCTGCACACGGCGGCGTGGGATACGTCGATCGACCTCAAGGGCAAGCGCGTCGGTGTGATCGGCACGGGCGCGAGCGCGGCGCAGTTGATCCCCGCGATCGCCGGGGATGTAAGCCAGCTGCACGTCTTCCAGCGGAGCCGCCATTGGGTGATGCCGAGCCCCGCCGGGAATGACGAGGTCACGGATGGCGTCAAATATGCGATGCGGCATATTCCCCATTATCTGGAGTGGTTCCGCTTCCGCATCTACTGGTATGCGGCCGATGGGCTGTATCCCAATGTGCTGCTGGACCCGGAATGGCCGGAGGACTCGCCATCCGTCTCGGCGGTGAACGAGACGATGCGCAAGTTCGCGGTGGGTTACATTGACAAGATGTTTGCGGACCGGCCGGACCTTAAGGACAAGCTGACGCCCGATTTTCCGGTGTTTTCGAAGCGGATCATTCTGGATCGGGGGCCTTATTTCCCGACCTATCTCCAGCCGCATGTGCATCTGGAGCAGACCGCCATCGCAGAGGTGACGCCCAAGGGGCTGGTGCTGAAGGATGGGCGCGAGGTTGAACTGGACGTGCTGATCTGCGCGACCGGGTTCGATGTGGCGAACATGATGGGCGATCTGGAGATTGTCGGGATCGGCGGCAAGCATCTGCGCAGCGAATGGGGCGCGGAAGACCCGCGCGCCTATTTCGGCATGCTGGTGCCGGGCTTTCCCAATTATTTCCATACGGTGGGGCCGAACAGTGCGCCCAACCATGCGGCAGGGCAGAACCTGATTTCAGAGCGGCAGGTCAATTATGCGATCGAATGCCTGGATTGGGTCAATGCCGAGGGCAAGAAGGCGTTGCAGCCGAGCAGGGCCGCCTTCGATGCATGGCAGACCAAGGTCGAGACGCAGATGGTCAAGATGATCTGGAGCCATCCGCGCGCCTACAGCTATTACAACAACAGCAAGAAGCGGAATTTCCTGTCCTGGCCGTGGCGGCTGATAGACTTCTGGAATGAGTGCCAGGGGCCGCGCAAGGATGACTTTGAATTGTTGTGA
- a CDS encoding acyl-CoA dehydrogenase family protein translates to MADHEDGAAIARKVENFVRDVVVPYETGDRRDDHGPLDALVQEMRAKARDAGVLTPHIRADGTHLSHRAAARVLRASGLSPLGPLACNTNAPDEGNMFLLGKVATPEQKRHYLDPMVAGNGRSCFLMTELAAEGGTGSDPAMMQTRARLEGGEWVINGRKAFATGFAGASFAILMAKTERDDGAAAATMFLVPLPHPALVQERLIGTIDSSMPGGHAVVKIDDLRLPPEAVLGAPHEGFAYAQVRLAPARLTHCMRWLGAATRANEIATDYAVKRQAFGKPLIDHEGVGFMLADNLIDLKQCELMIDWCADVLDAGDKAITESSMAKVAVSETLFRVADRCVQVMGGTGVSHDTIVEQVFREIRAFRIYDGPTQVHKWSLAKKIKREALAKP, encoded by the coding sequence ATGGCAGATCATGAGGATGGCGCGGCGATTGCCCGCAAGGTCGAAAATTTCGTCCGCGACGTGGTCGTTCCTTATGAGACGGGCGACCGAAGGGATGATCATGGTCCGCTGGACGCGCTGGTGCAGGAAATGCGCGCCAAGGCGCGAGACGCAGGTGTCCTGACGCCGCATATCCGCGCCGACGGAACGCACCTTAGCCACCGGGCGGCGGCGCGGGTGCTGCGTGCTTCGGGATTGTCGCCGTTGGGGCCGCTTGCTTGCAACACCAATGCGCCCGATGAAGGCAATATGTTCCTGCTGGGGAAGGTCGCTACGCCGGAGCAGAAGCGCCACTATCTCGACCCGATGGTTGCGGGGAATGGGCGTTCCTGTTTCCTGATGACCGAACTCGCGGCGGAAGGCGGGACCGGATCGGACCCGGCGATGATGCAGACCCGTGCGCGGCTGGAGGGCGGCGAATGGGTGATCAATGGGCGCAAGGCGTTCGCCACCGGATTTGCTGGAGCCAGCTTTGCTATCCTGATGGCGAAGACGGAGCGGGATGACGGCGCGGCGGCTGCGACGATGTTCCTCGTTCCGTTGCCGCATCCGGCGCTGGTGCAGGAAAGGCTGATTGGCACGATCGACAGTTCGATGCCGGGCGGTCATGCGGTGGTGAAGATCGATGATCTGCGCCTGCCGCCCGAGGCTGTGCTGGGCGCGCCGCATGAGGGCTTTGCCTATGCGCAGGTCCGGCTGGCTCCAGCGCGGCTGACGCACTGCATGCGTTGGCTGGGTGCCGCGACACGGGCGAACGAGATTGCGACCGACTATGCGGTGAAGCGGCAGGCATTTGGTAAGCCGCTGATCGACCATGAGGGCGTTGGATTCATGCTGGCGGACAACCTGATCGACCTGAAACAGTGCGAGTTGATGATCGATTGGTGTGCGGATGTGCTGGACGCCGGGGACAAGGCGATCACGGAAAGCTCCATGGCGAAGGTCGCTGTGTCCGAGACGCTGTTCCGAGTGGCCGACCGCTGCGTGCAGGTGATGGGCGGGACGGGTGTGAGCCATGACACGATCGTCGAACAGGTGTTCCGCGAAATCCGCGCGTTCCGCATTTATGACGGGCCGACGCAGGTGCATAAATGGTCGCTCGCCAAGAAGATCAAGCGCGAGGCGCTGGCCAAGCCATGA
- a CDS encoding helix-turn-helix domain-containing protein, protein MSANSQAEGRSGGRGSVKSCLRTLEVLEYFMKSGEPARTIEISEALGIPNSSADEILRTLASTGYLTYSQATKLYAPSYKLVANASSIEQSFFGSGRINEVMEDMRRETGGSVFVTQQNDCWSESVAEMSGGWAAKPDAEPYYSTEMICFQRNSWRPGTNFAAAMLAQQSNVDIIQLATRTQRLGLGPKGPTLMKHLVDRISMTRARGFALCRRSATIPVDSIAMPLRVPHGVASYAIGVVGDPLFSNDNDVRQMLSGMQAVIYRYNDRLRRRTTVSVQ, encoded by the coding sequence ATGAGCGCTAACTCACAGGCGGAAGGCAGGTCTGGCGGCAGGGGTAGCGTGAAGTCGTGCCTGCGGACGCTGGAAGTGCTGGAATATTTCATGAAGTCGGGCGAGCCTGCGCGCACGATCGAGATCAGCGAAGCATTGGGTATCCCCAATTCAAGCGCTGACGAAATCTTGCGCACGCTGGCGAGCACTGGCTATCTTACCTATAGTCAGGCGACGAAGCTCTATGCGCCGTCCTACAAGCTGGTCGCGAATGCTTCGTCGATCGAACAGAGCTTTTTTGGAAGTGGCCGGATCAATGAGGTGATGGAGGATATGCGGCGGGAGACCGGCGGATCGGTCTTCGTCACGCAGCAGAATGACTGCTGGTCGGAGAGTGTCGCTGAAATGTCCGGCGGCTGGGCGGCGAAGCCTGATGCTGAACCCTATTATTCCACTGAGATGATCTGTTTCCAGCGGAACAGCTGGCGGCCCGGCACCAATTTTGCCGCGGCGATGCTGGCGCAGCAATCCAATGTCGACATCATCCAGCTGGCGACCCGGACGCAGCGGCTGGGGCTGGGTCCGAAGGGTCCGACGCTGATGAAGCATCTGGTGGACCGGATTTCAATGACGCGGGCGCGCGGGTTTGCGCTGTGCCGACGGAGCGCGACCATTCCGGTGGACTCGATCGCCATGCCGTTACGGGTGCCGCACGGCGTCGCTTCCTATGCGATCGGCGTGGTGGGCGATCCGCTGTTCAGCAATGACAATGACGTGCGGCAGATGCTGTCGGGCATGCAGGCGGTCATCTACCGCTATAATGATCGCCTTCGCCGCAGGACGACAGTCAGTGTTCAGTAG
- a CDS encoding cysteine hydrolase family protein — MTLSVPLHGRTALIISECQRGIVEPGMGGFPGLVDQARKRNIVPRIAHLAARFRAANLPVFHLTIAHRPDFADVQPNSMLAAMARKGRSLVTGSPAAEIVPELKPAPEDFIIERSSGLIGFHCTALDALLRRLHIGTVVITGVSTNVAVAGCTLAATDLGYHAIVAEDCIAAADPATHYVIVRDQLRVVARIASAEDITHALMGTSATEH, encoded by the coding sequence ATGACCTTGTCCGTCCCACTGCACGGCCGCACAGCCCTGATCATCAGCGAATGTCAGCGGGGCATCGTAGAACCCGGCATGGGCGGCTTCCCCGGCCTTGTCGACCAAGCCCGCAAGCGCAACATCGTGCCCCGCATCGCGCATCTTGCCGCCCGCTTCCGCGCCGCCAACCTCCCGGTCTTCCATTTGACCATCGCCCATCGTCCGGATTTCGCCGACGTTCAGCCCAACAGCATGCTCGCCGCGATGGCGCGCAAAGGCCGATCACTTGTAACCGGCAGCCCCGCGGCTGAGATCGTCCCAGAACTCAAACCCGCGCCTGAAGACTTCATCATTGAAAGAAGCTCCGGCCTCATCGGCTTCCACTGCACCGCCCTCGACGCCCTATTGCGCCGACTGCACATCGGAACGGTCGTCATCACCGGCGTCTCAACCAACGTCGCCGTCGCAGGCTGCACCTTGGCGGCCACCGACCTCGGCTATCACGCCATCGTCGCGGAGGATTGCATCGCGGCGGCCGATCCCGCCACGCATTACGTCATCGTGCGCGATCAACTTCGCGTGGTCGCCCGCATCGCCAGCGCCGAAGACATCACCCATGCGCTCATGGGCACATCAGCTACTGAACACTGA
- a CDS encoding SDR family NAD(P)-dependent oxidoreductase, whose translation MSVSLLGLEGKKALIVGGGRGMGEASALLLAEAGCDVAVLDSVMERAEQVASEVRAIGRAGVPIEADILDEASVKKAVADAEGALGGLDILVTIVGQALFKPLLDVTLEEWDYDQSRNLRYFFVTARAVAQSMIARGVPGSLICIGSVDGAVGSPMHAPYGAAKAGLMHLVKSMATEWGRHGIRANAVAPGSITTPRLPETAESRALMEASVLPIGRPGTTRDVAGAVLFLASGLSEYVTGHSLFVDGGWMAANHFDPRVMATKKSNE comes from the coding sequence ATGAGCGTGTCACTGTTGGGGCTGGAAGGAAAGAAGGCGCTGATCGTCGGTGGCGGCCGTGGCATGGGCGAGGCGAGCGCGTTGCTGCTGGCCGAGGCGGGGTGCGATGTCGCGGTGCTGGACAGCGTCATGGAGCGGGCCGAGCAGGTCGCGAGCGAAGTACGGGCGATCGGGCGCGCGGGTGTTCCGATCGAGGCCGATATTTTGGATGAGGCATCGGTCAAGAAAGCTGTGGCGGATGCGGAAGGGGCGCTGGGCGGGCTGGATATATTGGTGACAATCGTGGGGCAGGCGCTGTTCAAGCCGCTGCTCGACGTGACGCTGGAGGAATGGGACTATGACCAGTCCCGCAACCTGCGCTATTTCTTTGTGACGGCGCGCGCCGTTGCCCAGTCGATGATTGCGCGCGGGGTGCCGGGATCGCTGATCTGCATCGGGTCGGTCGATGGAGCGGTTGGGTCGCCGATGCATGCTCCTTATGGTGCAGCCAAGGCGGGGCTGATGCATCTGGTGAAGTCCATGGCGACCGAATGGGGGCGGCATGGCATTCGCGCCAACGCCGTGGCTCCCGGCAGCATCACCACGCCACGATTGCCCGAAACGGCGGAATCGCGGGCGCTTATGGAGGCGAGCGTGTTGCCGATCGGGCGGCCGGGGACGACGCGGGACGTGGCTGGGGCTGTGCTGTTTCTGGCGTCGGGACTATCGGAATATGTGACGGGCCACAGCCTGTTCGTGGATGGCGGGTGGATGGCGGCGAACCATTTCGATCCGCGAGTGATGGCGACCAAGAAGAGCAACGAATAG
- a CDS encoding class I adenylate-forming enzyme family protein, with protein sequence MKHLQLRKEVHHGRLVDCHQDRPADIYAMFLNAVSRSPDAIALVDGEDRWSYTFLATRVAACAARLTSLDLTAGDRLAILLSNRADYSTLLLAAARLGLIAVPMNIRQRAPETAYLLDDSGAAAIIYDDALEDQLPGRSDHPQLRHWLRYSDEAALWSDATAEVLTDAPHRSGVGEDDPFCILYTSGTTGRPKGAVLTHLGLVTNCIGSQQHLQLKDGESMILAVPASHVTGIALVLMLGIRVAGKIVMQQAFKARPFLELAQAEHMSYAIMVPAMYKLCLMEPDFADFDLSSWRIGAFGGAPMAESSIETLAAQLPQLTLVNIYGSTETSSPAVMMPLGDCPAHPDKVGKALPYADIIIMDDQGRECPRGEQGEIWIAGAMTIPRYWNNPEATEKGFTGGYWRSGDIGTMDANGYIRVLDRMKDMINRGGFKIYSIEVENMLMSHEAVTEAVVIGRPCPVLGERVEAFVVAPGQVDGTGLRDFCARHLSDYKVPDHVYIVEGPLPRNANGKLLKTAVREWLPQMAGDKPA encoded by the coding sequence ATGAAGCATTTGCAACTCCGCAAGGAAGTGCATCACGGCAGGCTGGTCGATTGTCACCAGGATCGCCCGGCAGACATTTACGCCATGTTCCTGAACGCCGTCAGCCGCTCGCCCGACGCGATCGCCCTGGTCGATGGCGAAGACCGATGGAGCTATACTTTCCTCGCCACCCGCGTCGCCGCCTGCGCCGCGCGTTTGACATCCCTCGACCTCACGGCAGGCGACAGGCTCGCCATCCTCCTCTCCAACCGCGCCGATTATTCCACCCTGCTTCTGGCGGCGGCAAGACTCGGCCTGATCGCCGTGCCCATGAACATTCGCCAGCGCGCGCCCGAAACCGCTTACCTGCTCGATGACAGTGGCGCCGCGGCCATCATCTATGACGACGCGCTGGAAGACCAACTGCCCGGCCGCTCCGACCACCCCCAACTGCGCCACTGGCTCCGCTATTCCGATGAAGCTGCCCTTTGGTCCGACGCCACAGCCGAAGTGCTGACCGACGCCCCACACCGCTCGGGCGTTGGCGAAGATGACCCCTTCTGCATCCTCTACACCTCCGGCACCACCGGCCGCCCCAAGGGCGCGGTGCTCACGCATCTTGGCCTCGTCACCAACTGCATCGGCAGCCAGCAGCACCTGCAATTGAAGGATGGCGAGTCGATGATCCTCGCCGTCCCTGCCTCGCACGTGACCGGCATCGCCCTTGTTCTGATGCTCGGCATCCGGGTTGCGGGCAAGATAGTCATGCAGCAGGCATTCAAGGCCCGCCCTTTCCTCGAACTCGCGCAGGCCGAACACATGAGCTACGCCATCATGGTCCCGGCCATGTATAAGCTCTGCCTGATGGAACCCGATTTTGCGGACTTCGACTTGTCGAGCTGGCGCATCGGCGCGTTCGGCGGGGCGCCGATGGCTGAATCCAGCATCGAAACACTCGCCGCCCAGCTTCCGCAACTGACGCTGGTCAACATCTACGGATCGACTGAAACCTCATCCCCCGCCGTCATGATGCCGCTTGGCGACTGTCCCGCCCATCCCGACAAGGTCGGCAAGGCCCTGCCCTACGCCGACATCATCATCATGGACGACCAAGGCCGCGAATGCCCACGCGGCGAGCAAGGCGAAATCTGGATCGCGGGCGCGATGACGATACCACGCTATTGGAACAACCCCGAAGCGACCGAGAAAGGCTTTACCGGCGGCTATTGGAGATCCGGCGACATCGGCACCATGGACGCGAACGGCTATATCCGCGTGCTCGACCGTATGAAGGACATGATCAACCGGGGCGGCTTCAAAATCTATTCGATCGAGGTCGAAAACATGCTCATGTCGCATGAGGCCGTCACCGAGGCCGTTGTGATCGGCAGGCCCTGCCCCGTCCTGGGCGAACGGGTCGAAGCGTTCGTTGTCGCACCCGGCCAGGTAGACGGCACTGGCCTGCGCGACTTCTGCGCACGGCATCTGTCCGACTACAAGGTGCCCGACCATGTCTACATCGTGGAGGGGCCTCTTCCCCGCAATGCCAATGGCAAGCTGCTGAAAACCGCGGTTCGCGAATGGCTGCCCCAAATGGCAGGGGACAAGCCCGCTTGA
- a CDS encoding phosphotransferase, whose amino-acid sequence MNAEELNAGLSEVREAHRFDEGALRAWLKEHVPEAEGPLTVRQFKGGQSNPTFRLDVPGRAFVMRRKPPGVTVPGAHAVDREARVMGALGKQGFPVPRIYGLCTDDAVIGSWFYVMECVEGRVFWNSRFETVAAEERVAYFDAMNATLAQLHNFDPVTLGLDDFGKKGNYFERQIARWSRQYLNDEAAGRDVNMDRLIEWLPANIPAGDESRIVHGDYRADNMVFHPTEPRVAAVLDWELSTLGHPLADFVNHLMMYRLPPAILSGLRGVDFASLKLMPEEEYIAAYCRRTGRDGINHMGFYRAFALFRLAAIYHGIKARALRGTAASAHAEELAAQYPLLAQLGWSEAEAA is encoded by the coding sequence ATGAATGCCGAGGAGCTGAACGCCGGGCTTTCCGAAGTGCGCGAGGCGCATCGGTTCGATGAAGGCGCGTTGCGGGCATGGCTCAAGGAGCATGTTCCCGAGGCGGAGGGGCCGCTGACCGTGCGGCAGTTCAAGGGCGGGCAGTCCAATCCGACCTTCCGGCTGGACGTTCCGGGCCGTGCCTTCGTCATGCGTCGCAAGCCGCCCGGCGTGACAGTGCCCGGCGCCCATGCCGTGGATCGCGAGGCGCGGGTGATGGGTGCGCTGGGCAAGCAAGGTTTTCCGGTGCCGCGCATCTACGGGCTTTGCACGGACGATGCGGTGATCGGCAGCTGGTTCTACGTCATGGAGTGCGTCGAAGGGCGTGTTTTCTGGAACTCGCGTTTCGAAACCGTCGCGGCGGAAGAGCGGGTTGCTTATTTCGACGCGATGAACGCGACTTTGGCGCAGCTTCACAATTTCGATCCCGTGACTCTGGGCCTCGATGATTTCGGGAAGAAGGGCAATTATTTCGAGCGGCAGATTGCGCGATGGTCACGTCAGTATCTGAATGACGAGGCGGCTGGCCGCGACGTCAATATGGACCGGCTGATAGAATGGCTGCCAGCGAATATTCCGGCGGGCGATGAAAGCCGGATCGTCCATGGCGACTATCGGGCCGACAATATGGTGTTCCATCCGACCGAGCCACGCGTTGCGGCGGTGCTGGATTGGGAGCTTTCGACGCTTGGCCATCCGTTGGCGGATTTCGTCAATCACCTGATGATGTACCGGCTGCCGCCTGCCATTCTTTCCGGCCTGCGGGGCGTCGATTTCGCCTCGCTGAAATTGATGCCCGAGGAGGAGTATATCGCCGCCTATTGCCGCAGGACCGGGCGGGACGGGATCAACCATATGGGCTTTTACCGCGCTTTCGCGCTTTTCCGGCTTGCGGCCATCTATCATGGCATTAAGGCAAGGGCACTACGCGGAACGGCCGCATCAGCGCATGCAGAAGAACTGGCGGCGCAATATCCCCTGCTCGCCCAATTGGGATGGAGCGAGGCGGAAGCGGCCTGA
- a CDS encoding NAD-dependent epimerase/dehydratase family protein has translation MRILVLGATGYLGSHIARHLRASGHQLSGLSRTSEGDRALIDHGITPLRGDLSHLDAVIDMMRQHDATIYAAQLLLQQEYDTVRSLLNAADGRGHQFLFTSGTGLLSQRTDGLWSEDSFAEDDPFEPSKYIGLRFNTENIVRRAGSSGGVRAMVIRPPMIWGHGGCGHLRMFYSDAGRTGEVGYLGQGLNLYSNVHVDDLAEVYRLALERGSAGALYHAVAGELNNRTLAEAVARDLGITARSIDFSEGVRRWGKFETLIGMATCSRSRSPRTRRELGWTPHHLDILSDIGHPAYRALAGR, from the coding sequence ATGCGCATTCTCGTCCTCGGCGCGACCGGCTATCTCGGATCGCACATCGCCCGGCACCTCCGGGCGTCCGGCCATCAGCTGAGCGGCCTCAGCCGCACAAGCGAAGGCGATCGCGCGCTTATCGATCATGGCATAACCCCGCTGCGGGGTGACCTGTCGCATCTGGACGCCGTCATCGACATGATGCGCCAGCACGACGCCACCATCTATGCCGCCCAGCTGCTGCTCCAGCAGGAATATGATACGGTCAGAAGCCTGCTCAACGCGGCTGACGGGCGCGGTCATCAGTTCCTCTTCACCAGCGGCACCGGCCTTCTTTCGCAACGCACGGACGGGCTATGGAGCGAGGACAGTTTCGCCGAGGACGACCCGTTCGAACCCTCCAAATATATCGGCCTGCGGTTCAACACGGAAAATATCGTCCGCCGCGCCGGATCGTCGGGCGGAGTCCGCGCGATGGTGATCAGGCCGCCGATGATCTGGGGGCATGGCGGCTGCGGCCATCTGCGCATGTTCTACAGCGACGCCGGACGCACGGGCGAAGTCGGCTATCTTGGGCAGGGCCTCAACCTTTATTCCAACGTCCATGTCGATGACCTGGCGGAGGTCTACCGCCTCGCGCTGGAACGCGGGTCGGCGGGCGCCCTCTATCATGCCGTCGCGGGCGAACTGAACAACCGTACCCTGGCGGAGGCAGTCGCCCGCGACCTTGGCATCACGGCGCGCAGCATCGATTTTTCCGAAGGCGTGCGCCGCTGGGGAAAATTCGAAACGCTGATCGGCATGGCGACATGCAGCCGCTCCCGCAGCCCGCGCACCCGCCGGGAACTAGGCTGGACCCCTCACCATCTCGATATTCTGAGCGACATCGGCCATCCCGCCTATCGAGCGCTTGCCGGTCGATAG